In Equus przewalskii isolate Varuska chromosome 15, EquPr2, whole genome shotgun sequence, a single genomic region encodes these proteins:
- the CAND2 gene encoding cullin-associated NEDD8-dissociated protein 2 — translation MSTAAFHISSLLEKMTSSDKDFRFMATSDLMSELQKDSIQLDEDSERKVVKMLLRLLEDKNGEVQNLAVKCLGPLVGKVKEYQVETIVDALCANMRSDKEQLRDIAGIGLKTVLSELPPAATGSGLATNVCRKITGQLTSAIAQQEDVAVQLEALDILSDMLSRLGAPLGAFHASLLHCLLPQLSSPRLAVRKRAVGALGHLAAACSTDLFVELADHLLDRLPGPRAPASPAAIRTLIQCLGSVGRQAGHRLGAHLDRLVPLVEEFCNLDDDELRESCLQAFEAFLRKCPKEMGPHVPNVTSLCLEYLKHDPNYNYDSDEDEEQMETEDSEFSEQESEEEYSDDDDMSWKVRRAAAKCLAALIGSRADLLPDFHCTLAPALIRRFKEREENVKADVFGAYIVLLRQTRPPKGWLEAVEEPTQTGSNLNMLRGQVPLVIKALQRQLKDRSVRARQGCFSLLAELAGVLPGSLADHMPVLVAGIIFSLTDRSSSSTIRMDALAFLQGLLGTEPPEVFHPHLPTLLPPVIACVADPFYKIAAEALLVLQELVRALWPLDRPRVLDPEPYIGEMSAATLARLRATDLDQEVKERAISCMGHLMGHLGDRLGDDLKPSLLLLLDRLRNEITRLAAVKALTLVAVSPLRLDLQPILAEALPILASFLRKNQRALRLATLAALDALAQSQGLSLPPSAVRAVLAELPALVSENDMHVAQLAVDFLTTVTQAQPASLAEVSGPVLTELLRLLRSPLLPAGVLAATEGFLQALVGTRPPCMDYAELISLLTAPVYDQAMDGGPGLHKQVFHSLARCVAALAAACPQEAAGTANRLVSDARSPHSSTAVKVLAFLSLAEVGQVAGPGPQRELKAVLLDALGSPSEDVRAAASYALGRVGAGNLPDFLPFLLGQIEAEPRRQYLLLHSLREALGAAQPDSLKPYAEDIWALLFQRCEGAEEGTRGVVAECIGKLVLVNPPFLLPRFRKQLAAGRPHTRSTVITAVKFLISDQPHSIDPLLKSFIGEFMESLQDPDLNVRRATLAFFNSAVHNKPSLVRDLLDDILPLLYQETKIRRDLIREVEMGPFKHTVDDGLDVRKAAFECMYSLLESCLGQLDICEFLNRVEDGLKDHYDIRMLTFIMLARLATLCPAPVLQRVDRLIEPLRATCTAKVKAGSVKQEFEKQDELKRSAMRAVAALLTIPEVGKCPIMADFSSQIRSNPELAALFESIQKDSASAPSTDSMELS, via the exons GTTCATGGCCACCAGTGACCTGATGTCGGAGCTGCAGAAGGACTCCATCCAGCTGGACGAGGACAGTGAGCGCAAGGTGGTGAAGATGCTGCTCAGGCTCCTGGAGGACAAGAACGGCGAAGTGCAGAACCTAGCAGTCAAGTG CCTGGGTCCTCTGGTGGGCAAAGTGAAGGAGTACCAGGTGGAGACCATCGTGGACGCCCTCTGTGCCAACATGCGCTCAGACAAGGAGCAGCTCCGAGATATCGCGGGCATCGGCCTCAAGACTGTCCTCTCGGAGCTCCCCCCTGCAGCCACAG GCTCTGGCCTGGCCACCAACGTGTGCCGGAAGATCACCGGCCAGCTCACCAGTGCCATTGCCCAGCAGGAGGACGTGGCCGTGCAGCTGGAAGCCCTGGACATCCTCTCTGACATGCTGAGCAG GCTGGGCGCCCCGCTGGGCGCCTTCCACGCCAGCCTCCTGCACTGTCTGCTGCCGCAGCTGAGCAGTCCGCGCCTGGCCGTGCGCAAGCGGGCCGTCGGGGCGCTCGGCCACCTGGCGGCCGCCTGCAGCACCGACCTCTTCGTCGAGCTCGCCGACCATCTGCTGGACCGGCTCCCTGGCCCGCGCGCGCCCGCCAGCCCCGCTGCCATCCGCACCCTGATCCAGTGTCTGGGCAGCGTCGGCCGCCAGGCCGGCCACCGCCTCG GGGCCCACCTGGACCGCCTGGTGCCCCTGGTGGAGGAGTTCTGCAACCTGGATGACGATGAGCTCCGAGAGTCCTGCCTCCAGGCTTTTGAGGCCTTCCTGAGGAA GTGCCCAAAGGAAATGGGCCCTCATGTGCCCAATGTGACCAGCCTCTGCCTCGAGTACCTGAAGCACGACCCCAATTATAATTACGACAGTGACGAGGACGAGGAACAGATGGAGACAGAGGATAGTGAATTCAGTGAGCAAG AGAGTGAGGAAGAGTACAGTGACGATGATGACATGAGCTGGAAGGTGCGCCGGGCAGCGGCCAAGTGCCTGGCGGCCTTGATCGGCTCAAGGGCCGACCTGCTGCCCGACTTCCACTGTACCCTGGCGCCCGCGCTCATCCGTCGCTTCAAGGAACGTGAGGAGAACGTCAAGGCTGATGTCTTCGGAGCTTACATCGTGCTGCTGCGGCAAACACGGCCCCCGAAGGGATGGCTGGAGGCCGTGGAGGAGCCCACCCAGACCGGCAGCAACCTAAACATGCTGCGAGGACAG gTACCCCTTGTGATCAAGGCCCTGCAGCGGCAGCTTAAAGATCGGAGTGTCAGGGCCCGCCAGGGCTGCTTCAGCCTCCTCGCGGAGCTGGCGGGTGTCCTCCCCGGCAGCCTGGCAGACCACATGCCCGTCCTGGTAGCAG GCATCATATTCTCACTGACAgaccgttccagctcctccaccaTCCGGATGGACGCCCTGGCCTTCCTGCAGGGGCTGCTGGGCACAGAGCCACCCGAGGTTTTCCACCCACACCTGCCCACTCTCCTGCCACCTGTCATAGCCTGTGTGGCTGACCCTTTCTACAAGATCGCGGCTGAGGCCCTGCTGGTGCTGCAGGAGCTGGTGCGGGCCCTGTGGCCACTGGACAGACCTCGGGTGCTGGACCCCGAGCCATACATTGGAGAGATGTCTGCGGCCACCCTGGCACGGCTCCGTGCTACCGACCTGGACCAGGAGGTGAAGGAACGGGCCATCTCCTGCATGGGCCACCTCATGGGCCACCTAGGTGACCGGCTCGGGGATGACCTGAAGCCTTCACTATTACTCCTCCTGGACCGCCTGCGGAATGAGATAACCCGGCTGGCTGCTGTCAAGGCATTGACGCTGGTAGCTGTGTCCCCGCTGCGGCTTGACCTGCAGCCCATCCTGGCCGAGGCACTGCCCATTCTGGCCTCGTTCCTGCGCAAGAACCAACGGGCGCTGCGGCTGGCCACACTGGCTGCGCTGGATGCCCTGGCCCAGAGCCAGGGactcagcctccctccctccgccgTGCGGGCTGTGCTGGCCGAGCTGCCTGCCCTGGTCAGCGAGAATGACATGCACGTGGCCCAGCTGGCTGTGGACTTCCTCACCACAGTGACACAGGCCCAGCCGGCCTCTTTGGCCGAGGTCAGTGGCCCTGTGCTCACAGAGCTGCTGCGGCTGCTGCGTTCGCCCCTGCTGCCAGCAGGTGTGCTGGCGGCCACCGAAGGCTTCCTGCAGGCTCTGGTGGGAACCCGCCCCCCGTGCATGGACTACGCCGAGCTCATCAGCCTGCTCACCGCACCTGTGTATGACCAGGCTATGGACGGCGGGCCCGGCCTGCACAAGCAGGTGTTCCACTCGCTGGCTCGGTGTGTGGCAGCCCTTGCAGCCGCCTGTCCCCAGGAGGCGGCAGGCACGGCAAACCGCCTGGTCTCTGATGCCAGGTCACCCCACTCCAGCACAGCTGTCAAGGTCCTGGCATTCCTGTCGCTGGCCGAAGTGGGCCAGGTGGCTGGACCGGGCCCCCAGCGGGAGCTGAAGGCAGTGCTTCTGGATGCCTTGGGGTCGCCCAGTGAGGACGTGAGGGCGGCTGCCTCCTACGCGCTGGGCCGCGTGGGTGCTGGGAACCTGCCCGACTTCCTGCCCTTCCTGCTGGGGCAGATCGAGGCCGAGCCCCGGCGGCAGTACCTGCTGCTGCACTCGCTCCGGGAGGCCCTGGGGGCCGCCCAGCCCGACAGCCTGAAGCCCTATGCTGAGGATATCTGGGCCCTGCTCTTCCAGCGCTGTGAGGGTGCCGAGGAGGGCACCCGGGGGGTGGTGGCCGAGTGCATCGGGAAGCTGGTCCTCGTGAACCCTCCATTCCTTCTGCCCCGATTCCGGAAGCAACTTGCTGCAG GTCGGCCCCACACGCGGAGCACTGTCATCACAGCGGTCAAGTTCCTCATCTCGGACCAGCCCCACTCCATTGACCCCCTCCTGAAGAGCTTCATTG GAGAGTTCATGGAGAGCCTGCAGGACCCCGACCTGAACGTGCGCCGGGCCACTCTGGCTTTCTTCAACTCGGCCGTGCACAACAAGCCCTCGCTGGTCCGTGACCTGCTGGACGACATCCTGCCCCTCCTCTACCAGGAGACGAAGATCCGTCGGGACCTCATCCGagag GTGGAGATGGGACCCTTCAAGCACACAGTGGACGATGGGCTGGACGTGCGGAAGGCGGCCTTCGAATGCATGTACTCGCTGCTCGAGAGCTGCCTGGGCCAGCTGGACATCTGCGAGTTCCTGAACCGCGTGGAGGACGGCCTGAAGGACCACTACGATATCCGG ATGCTGACCTTCATCATGCTCGCACGCTTGGCTACCCTGTGTCCTGCGCCCGTCCTGCAGAGGGTGGACCGGCTCATTGAGCCACTCAGGGCCACCTGCACTGCCAAG